The window TCATCTACTCGCGTGGCTGTTTTACTGTTGACGTAAACTCCACAATTGTAGGATTTTGTAAAACGATTAGTGTAAGCAATGAGGCTTGACAATGGCTAGCCGAAGAGCATTCAAATCTGATGTCAGCTTTCTTGAGAAGATTGCAATGGGTGCGATTGGTGCCCGTCGGGTCTTCGAGCATCTGAGAGAACAAGGGCACAACCCGCTCGAACTTGAGCGTGGCTCAATGAGCTTCAAAATTTGGAAGGATATCAAGATTAAGCGCATCAGAGTGCCCGATATTCTCTGCGTAGCTTGCGGTCGCAGATTCGAATCCAGAGCCAAAGCCACCTTTGAAATCTCTATGTCTCATTCATTGTCTGATCCAGAACGCGGTTGGGATTATGGACTTAACGATGGGGATTTTGTAGCACTGGTG is drawn from Candidatus Kapaibacterium sp. and contains these coding sequences:
- a CDS encoding HEAT repeat domain-containing protein gives rise to the protein MASRRAFKSDVSFLEKIAMGAIGARRVFEHLREQGHNPLELERGSMSFKIWKDIKIKRIRVPDILCVACGRRFESRAKATFEISMSHSLSDPERGWDYGLNDGDFVALVTCKRTGDKPVDWRADELVQYISVQDLRSAQRNNLIVLIKPKGAEEGFEARVSWPAVIAKSVGVVESVTNERIQYR